CGATACTATTTGTATTATTATAGTCTCCTGCAAAACTTTATCTACTATCCCATCTCATTCCCTCCTGTGAGGGGAGAACGAATATCAATCAGGAAGTTTGAAGAGGTTGGGTCACTGTTAAAGAGCGAGAAGGATCCAGTGGTGAAGCAAAAACTCTCTTTTCTCCTGTTTGCAGGAGAAGATTGTCTGTATTTTGAAAGAGCTGTTGAGGCGACCGGTATCGATATTACAACTGGCTACACATGGATAAGGATGTGGAATGATCTGGGATACGAAGGGCTTCTTTCAAGCCCAAATAAAGGAGGTAGACCTCCCAAGCTCACTGACGAAGATCTCGAAGATCTACGGAATATTCTGGAATCTAAGGATTACTGGACGACAAAAGAGGTAACAGTGCTCATCAAAGAGGTCTTCATGAAGAAACTATCAGAAGATCAGGTTAGACGCATTTTGAGGGATAAGCTGGGGATGAGACTATCAAAGCCATATCAACATGACTATAGAAGACCAGATAACGCCGAAGAGATCTTGAAAGATCGAGTGGAAGCAACTTTGAGTGAGCTTGAAACGAAAGGATACAAGAGGGAAGAAATAGCAATCGGGTTTGTAGATGAGAGTTCTCCTCAAAATACTGCCAATACGGTTAGGGTCTGGAGTTTTGGTAAGCCGCATATAAAAAAACACCACAAGGATGAGATCCAATGCGATGGGGTTCTATCCGATTAGAGGAGAAGAGGTGATAATTTTTCCTGAGAATTCAAAGATAGAGAGCTTCATTGACTTTTTGAGGGCGATACGGGCGGTTAATGATGATTACAAAGCGATTATCGTGGTACTCGATAACTTCAGCACGCAC
This genomic window from Candidatus Syntrophoarchaeum caldarius contains:
- a CDS encoding transposase, translated to MRGERISIRKFEEVGSLLKSEKDPVVKQKLSFLLFAGEDCLYFERAVEATGIDITTGYTWIRMWNDLGYEGLLSSPNKGGRPPKLTDEDLEDLRNILESKDYWTTKEVTVLIKEVFMKKLSEDQVRRILRDKLGMRLSKPYQHDYRRPDNAEEILKDRVEATLSELETKGYKREEIAIGFVDESSPQNTANTVRVWSFGKPHIKKHHKDEIQCDGVLSD